The Chloroflexota bacterium genomic sequence GTGGGTTGCGGGGGCAACCGGGGGTTAGGGCCGGAGGCGCAGGAGGCGGAGGAGGCGCGCGCGATCGGGGAAGAGGGCGCGGTAGAGGAGGTACGAAAGGGCGATGATGCCGACGCCGCCGACGGCATCAAGGATGTAGTGGTTGGCGGTGAGGACGATGGTGAAGAGCATGGCCACGGGGTAGATGACGCCGCAGAGCTTCCAGAACCAGTGCCTGCTGGTGAGGAAGAGGATGGAGATGAGGAGGGCCCAGCCGAAGTGGAGGCTGGGCATGGCGGCATATTGGTTGTAGAAGGACTCGGAGCCCGGCTTGGAGATGATGCTGCCGTTCATGGCGAGGATGTCCACCATGCCGCTGCGGGTGTCCTCAAAGCGCGGAGGGGCAAGGGGGAAGGCGGAGAAGACGATGAGGGCGAGGAAGAGGCTGACGAGGATGACGCTGCGATAGCGCTTGTAGCGGTCGCGGTCGAAGAGGTAGACCATGGTGGCGGTGGTGAGGATGATGGGCATGTAGCCGAACATATAGAACCAGTTGGAGAAATCGAGGCTCCATTCGGCGTGGTCGAAGGCCCACCGCTGCCAGCCAGGCTCCCAGTAGATGTGGAGGGTCTTTTCGAAGTCTATGAGCCGTTCAGCGTTGAGGAAGGCTGTGGTCTGCGCCGTGGGGACGACGAGGTTGCGAACGATGAGATAGATGCCATAGGCGCCAAAGAGAAGGATAAGCTCTTTGGCCAACTCGACGACGGCGGCCTTGGAGGAAACAAGTCTCACCCCAGAGAGAGGGCTAGGGAGGGCGAGTGATTTCCTGGAGGATTCGTCGGTTTGGTACATGAGCTTTATATGTAACGCCGATCTGACGGGGAGCAAGGTCACGAACCGATGTTCAGCGACTTAGCCACCCTCTCCTCTCGGGCTTCGTTCGAGTTCCTCTCCCATCAAGGGAGAGGGGTTCATGGGCCGAGCTTCCTCTGCAAATCGGCTCATACGCTGCCGCGAAGACAAGCAAACACTCCGTCGAACATAGCGTAGCTTGGGGAAGATTGCAAGATTGAGCCATGCTTGATTCGTGCAGGCGTGAATTATGTTCCAGAGCGGGACTTGAGGAGGTAGAGGTAGGTAAGGAGGCCGACGATGCTTTTGGCATCTTCGATGCGGCCTGTGCGGATGAGAGCGGGAATCTTGGCAAGGGGCACCGGCTCGACCTTGATGTCCTCATCGTCGTCGTGCTGAAGGCGGCTGGGCGAAAGGCCGGCGGCGATGAAGAGGTGCATATATTCTTCGCAGAAGCCGGGGACGGTGAAGAAGCCGATGATGCGATTGAGCTTGGCGGCCTTGTAGCCGATCTCCTCCTGCAGCTCGCGCTGGGCAGTCGCCCGGGGCTTTTCCCCATGATCCAGCCCGCCTGCGGGCAGCTCCAGGAGGGCGCGGCCTGCGGCGTGCCGGTACTGGCGGACCATGAGGACGCGGCCCTTTGCGTCCAGGGGAACGATGACGACAGCACCGCGATGCTCGACGATGGCGCGCTCGAGGTGTTTGCCCTTTTCTTCGACGGTATCAACGCGGAGGTTGATGACCCTGCCTTCGTAGATGCGCTTGGTGGCGATGACGCGGGGCTTGGGCATGGAGCTCCTGGGGAAGCGGCGCGAAGGAAGGCTATGAGCGCAGGTTGAGCCGCTGGGTCAAGGTCTGGTAGAAGTGGGAGGGCGGATTTGCTCGGAGGAAGCGGGCAACCTGGCTACCGCGCCAGCCGGTGACGACATCGCCTTTGCGAAGCTCGACGTGTATCTGGCCATCGAGGCTCACGAGGGCTTGATGGTCGGTGCTGACGCACATCTGGACCTTGGTCCCGGCGCGGAGAACGAGGGAGTTGCTGAGGGAGAGGTGGGGCGAGACGGGAACGAGGACGAGGCTGGTGCTGCGGGGGTCCAGGATTGGGCCGCCGACGGCGAGGGCGTAGCCGGTGCTGCCGGTGGCGCTGGCAAGGATGACGCCATCGGCGTTATAGGTGGTGACGTGGGCGCCGTCTATGGAGACGTCCACGGTAATCAATCTCGCAAGCGCACCTCGGCCGACGACGGCTTCGTTGAGGGCCCAGGAGCGGTAGGTGGACTTGCGGCTCCCTTTGGTCTGAGCGATCTCCACCTCAATGATGGAACGCTCTTCGATCCAGCCCTTGCGATTGAGGTAGCTGGGCACCTTCTCCAGGGCTTCCGCCGCGCCGCGAAGCTCCGTCATGAAGCCGAGCTTGCCCATGTTGACGCCGAGGATGGGAAGGCTGCGAGGGACGGCGATGCGGGCGGTGCGGAGGATGGTGCCATCGCCGCCGACGGTGATGAGGAGGTCGGCGGCGTCCGCGAATGCGCCGGAGGAGCGCTCCTGGACGGTGGTGAAGAGGGCGCACTGGTGCCGGAGGCCCTTGAGCTTGATCGCGAGGGCTTTGGCCAGGTCTACGGCGGCCTGGTTGCGTTCGTTATAGATGATGCCGATGCGCCTCATGGGGCTATAACTCTCCCGGAGAACAGAAAATCGAGTCTACGGGCGCACTTCAGGGCTGTCAAACGCGGAGCGTTAGCTGCTGAAGCCGCTGACGGCGCGAAGGGCGAAGTCGAGGAGGAAGGCGGGGGCGACGCCGAAGAAGAGGACGCCCGCAGAGGCGGCGACGAGGGAGAGGGCCAGGGAGGGAGAGGATTCGGGAAGCTCTTGGTCCTCCTTGCCGGAGCGCTCCATGTACATGGTCTTGATGATGCGGAGGTAGAAGTAGGCAGAGGCGACGCTGTTGATAGCTCCGGCGACGATGAGCCAGAGGAGGTTGGCTTCGGCGGCGGCATTGAAGAGGTAGAGCTTGGCCCAGAAGCCGACGGTGGGCGGGATGCCGGTAAGGGAGAGGAGGCAGACGGTGAGGAGGGCGGCATCGCCTGGGGCGCGCTTGCCCAGGCCGCGATAGTCGTCTATGCGGTAGCTGTTGAGCTTTTTGGCGATGGCGATGACGGCGAAGAAGGCGCCGAGGTTGGTGAAGGCGTAGCCGACCAGGTAGAAGAGGACGCCTTCGGCGCCGATGGCATCGCCGCCAGGGGTGCGTGCGGCGACGGCGGCGAGGCCGATGATGATATAGCCCGCATGGGCAATGGTGCTATAGGCCAGGAGGCGCCGGATATCGTTCTGGAGGATGGCAACGAGGTTGCCGATGGACATGGAAAGGACGGCGAGGAAGGCGAAGAGCATGCTCCAATCGAGGGAAAGATCGCCGAAGGCGGCGTTGAAGACGCGGAGGATGACGGCGAAGCCCGCCGCCTTGCTGGCGACGGAGAGGAAGGCGGCGACGGGGACGGGCGCGCCCTGGTAGACATCGGGCACCCACATCTGGAAGGGGAAGCTGGAAATCTTGAAGGCGAAGCCCGCGGCCATGAAGACGACGCCAGCCAGGAGGGCGGGACTATCGAGGAGGCGCGTGACAGGAAGGTTATCGGCTATCGCGTCCAGCTCCGTGCTGCCGGTGACGCCGAAGACCATCGCCATGCCGTAGAGCATGACCGCCGAGCTGATGCCGGAGAGGACGAGGTACTTCACCGCGGACTCCGTGGAGGGCTTGTCCTTGGAGAAGGCGACGAGGGCGATGGCAGAGAGGGTGCTGAGCTCCAGCGCGAGGTAGACGGTCATAAGCTCGCGGGCGGAGGCGAGGAGCATGAGGCCAGCGGTGGAGAGGAGGATGAGCGCATAGAACTCGCCCTGCCGCCTGCGGAAGCTCGCGGCGGCATCCTGGGAGGCGAGGATGACGGCGGCGGCGACGCCCAGAAGGAGGAATTTGAAGAAGAGGCTGAAGGAGTCTAAGCCGAGGAAGCCGTTGAAACCGCGCTCGCTGACGTCCCAGAGGCTGATGGAGAAGCCGAGGGAGAGGCCCAATGCACCGAGGGCAAGCGCAGCCACGGCGGCTTTGTTCTTGATGAAGAGATCGGCGACGATGACAAGGAGCGCGACGCCGACGATGCTAATCTCAGGGGAGAGGAGGTAGAAATCGCGTACCGGCATGTTAGGCACCGCCTCCCAAGAGGTTGACGATGGGCGCGATGCCGACCTTGAAGGTGTCCGTCACGAGGGCGGGATAGATGCCGACGATGAAGATGGCCGCCAAGAGGCCGACCATGGGGACTATCTCCATCGCATCGGCATCGGGCGTCGTGGCGAATCGTGGTTTTTCCGGGCCGAAGAAGACACGCTGGACGGTCCAGAGGATGTACCCGGCGCTGAGGACGATGCCGAAGATGGCGAGGATGGTGGCGATGCGGTAGACGCCGAAGGCGCCGAGGAAGACGGTAAGCTCGGCGACGAAGCCGCTCATGGCCGGCAGGCCCAGGGAGGCGAGGCCGCCAAGGATGAAGCCTAAGGCGAGGAGCGGCGTCTTGTTGGCGAGGCCGCCAAGATCGGGGATGTGGCGCGTGCGGGCCTTTTCATAGATGGTCCCGGCGAGCATGAAGAGGAGGCCGGTGATGGTGCCGTGGGTGAACATCTGCAAAGCCGCGCCGTTGAGGCCGACTTCGCCGAGGGAGGCGATGCCCAGA encodes the following:
- a CDS encoding inositol phosphorylceramide synthase, encoding MYQTDESSRKSLALPSPLSGVRLVSSKAAVVELAKELILLFGAYGIYLIVRNLVVPTAQTTAFLNAERLIDFEKTLHIYWEPGWQRWAFDHAEWSLDFSNWFYMFGYMPIILTTATMVYLFDRDRYKRYRSVILVSLFLALIVFSAFPLAPPRFEDTRSGMVDILAMNGSIISKPGSESFYNQYAAMPSLHFGWALLISILFLTSRHWFWKLCGVIYPVAMLFTIVLTANHYILDAVGGVGIIALSYLLYRALFPDRARLLRLLRLRP
- a CDS encoding NUDIX hydrolase encodes the protein MPKPRVIATKRIYEGRVINLRVDTVEEKGKHLERAIVEHRGAVVIVPLDAKGRVLMVRQYRHAAGRALLELPAGGLDHGEKPRATAQRELQEEIGYKAAKLNRIIGFFTVPGFCEEYMHLFIAAGLSPSRLQHDDDEDIKVEPVPLAKIPALIRTGRIEDAKSIVGLLTYLYLLKSRSGT
- a CDS encoding NAD(+)/NADH kinase → MRRIGIIYNERNQAAVDLAKALAIKLKGLRHQCALFTTVQERSSGAFADAADLLITVGGDGTILRTARIAVPRSLPILGVNMGKLGFMTELRGAAEALEKVPSYLNRKGWIEERSIIEVEIAQTKGSRKSTYRSWALNEAVVGRGALARLITVDVSIDGAHVTTYNADGVILASATGSTGYALAVGGPILDPRSTSLVLVPVSPHLSLSNSLVLRAGTKVQMCVSTDHQALVSLDGQIHVELRKGDVVTGWRGSQVARFLRANPPSHFYQTLTQRLNLRS
- a CDS encoding NADH-quinone oxidoreductase subunit N, whose amino-acid sequence is MPVRDFYLLSPEISIVGVALLVIVADLFIKNKAAVAALALGALGLSLGFSISLWDVSERGFNGFLGLDSFSLFFKFLLLGVAAAVILASQDAAASFRRRQGEFYALILLSTAGLMLLASARELMTVYLALELSTLSAIALVAFSKDKPSTESAVKYLVLSGISSAVMLYGMAMVFGVTGSTELDAIADNLPVTRLLDSPALLAGVVFMAAGFAFKISSFPFQMWVPDVYQGAPVPVAAFLSVASKAAGFAVILRVFNAAFGDLSLDWSMLFAFLAVLSMSIGNLVAILQNDIRRLLAYSTIAHAGYIIIGLAAVAARTPGGDAIGAEGVLFYLVGYAFTNLGAFFAVIAIAKKLNSYRIDDYRGLGKRAPGDAALLTVCLLSLTGIPPTVGFWAKLYLFNAAAEANLLWLIVAGAINSVASAYFYLRIIKTMYMERSGKEDQELPESSPSLALSLVAASAGVLFFGVAPAFLLDFALRAVSGFSS